One part of the [Limnothrix rosea] IAM M-220 genome encodes these proteins:
- a CDS encoding MOSC domain-containing protein, producing MVAVGTVEKIWIKRGKGAPMDSVERAELVQGKGLQNNADQRGWRQVTLLDAAVWERVMMALEADLDPSVRRANILVRGLDLTQSRGKILQLGDGQLKMLNETKPCERMDEVLPGLKAALYDNWGGGAFGRVVTSGQVWIGAKIYWTGAS from the coding sequence ATGGTCGCAGTGGGCACAGTCGAAAAAATTTGGATTAAACGGGGCAAAGGAGCACCCATGGATAGCGTTGAACGGGCGGAGCTGGTGCAAGGTAAAGGGTTACAAAATAATGCTGATCAACGGGGCTGGCGACAGGTTACCCTCCTTGATGCAGCGGTGTGGGAGCGAGTGATGATGGCATTAGAAGCTGATCTTGACCCCTCAGTGCGGCGTGCCAATATTCTCGTGCGGGGCTTAGATCTCACCCAAAGTCGCGGCAAAATTTTGCAGTTAGGCGATGGTCAACTCAAAATGCTGAATGAAACAAAACCCTGTGAGCGCATGGATGAAGTTTTACCGGGACTAAAGGCTGCTCTCTATGATAATTGGGGCGGCGGTGCGTTCGGGCGGGTTGTGACCAGTGGTCAGGTTTGGATTGGGGCAAAAATTTATTGGACTGGGGCATCCTAA
- the groES gene encoding co-chaperone GroES: MAAISINVSTLKPLGDRVFVKVSESEEKTAGGILLPDSAKEKPQIGEVVAVGEGKRNDDGSRSAVDVKVGDKVLYSKYAGTDIKFSGDDYVLLSEKDILATVA; encoded by the coding sequence ATGGCAGCAATTAGCATCAATGTTTCTACCCTCAAGCCCCTCGGCGATCGCGTCTTCGTCAAGGTTAGTGAGTCTGAAGAAAAAACTGCTGGTGGCATCCTGCTTCCCGATAGTGCAAAGGAAAAGCCTCAAATCGGTGAAGTTGTTGCCGTCGGTGAAGGCAAGCGCAACGATGATGGTAGTCGCTCCGCTGTTGATGTAAAAGTTGGCGACAAGGTTCTCTACTCTAAGTATGCTGGTACTGATATCAAATTCAGTGGCGATGATTATGTTCTCCTCTCCGAAAAGGACATCCTTGCAACTGTTGCTTAA
- a CDS encoding NAD(P)H-quinone oxidoreductase subunit F produces MNTSLSQTVWLVPCYTLIGMGLSALWMPGINRKMGPRPAGYLNILCTITALVHSCVAFLETWQQPVQKVSFTWLQAAGLDLTLDLKISSVTIGALILITGINLLAQFYAIAYLEMDWGWARFYATMGLFEAGMCALVLCNSLFFSYVVLEVLTLGTYLLIGYWFNQSLVVTGARDAFLTKRVGDLFLLMSVVALLPLAGTWNFDELAVWASTAEINPTLATLLCFGLIAGPLGKCAQFPLHLWLDEAMEGPMPATIVRNSLVVGTGAWVLIKLQPIFALSDFASTFMIVIGATTAIGASLVAIAQVDLKRSLSYSVSAYMGIVFMAVGAQQDETTLVLMLTYGVAMALLIMAIGSVILTNITQDLSQYGGLWSRRPITGICYLIGAASLVALPPFGGFWSLARLTSNFWATRPTLAVVVIIVNALTAFSVMREFSLVFGGKRKPMMVRSPEGLWALVLPTVVLAGFALHTPLILATLGLLPGWQQLNISLVAALVLSTLVGGGTASYLYLSPSIAKPINLFPEPVREFFAKDLYTAELYRNTVIFAVTFISKIVDWLDRYFVDGVINLLGIATLFSGQSLKYNNSGQSQYYAISIVAGVLLFILAIFYPYFSQLSF; encoded by the coding sequence ATGAATACATCTCTTAGTCAGACAGTCTGGCTTGTCCCCTGCTACACCCTAATTGGGATGGGTTTATCGGCATTGTGGATGCCCGGCATTAATCGAAAAATGGGACCCCGCCCAGCGGGTTATCTCAATATTCTGTGCACTATTACGGCTTTAGTGCATAGCTGTGTGGCGTTTCTCGAAACATGGCAGCAACCAGTCCAAAAGGTTTCTTTTACGTGGCTTCAGGCCGCTGGTTTGGATCTGACCCTTGATCTAAAAATTTCTAGCGTAACGATTGGTGCGTTGATCCTGATTACAGGGATTAATTTATTAGCGCAGTTCTATGCGATCGCCTATTTAGAGATGGATTGGGGCTGGGCAAGATTCTATGCAACGATGGGTCTTTTTGAAGCTGGGATGTGCGCGTTAGTGCTTTGTAATTCCCTCTTTTTCAGCTATGTCGTTCTAGAAGTCTTAACCCTAGGCACTTATCTTCTCATCGGCTATTGGTTTAACCAATCACTTGTGGTGACCGGAGCAAGGGATGCTTTTCTGACCAAACGTGTGGGCGACCTATTTTTGCTAATGAGTGTGGTGGCGCTGTTGCCTTTGGCGGGAACTTGGAATTTTGATGAATTGGCTGTGTGGGCGAGTACCGCTGAGATTAATCCAACTTTAGCGACGTTACTCTGTTTCGGCCTCATTGCTGGCCCCCTTGGTAAATGTGCCCAATTTCCCTTGCATTTATGGCTGGATGAGGCGATGGAAGGCCCTATGCCGGCGACCATTGTACGTAACAGTTTGGTGGTGGGCACTGGTGCATGGGTGTTGATTAAATTGCAGCCAATCTTTGCCCTGTCGGATTTTGCGTCGACATTTATGATTGTTATCGGTGCGACCACTGCGATTGGGGCATCGTTGGTGGCGATCGCCCAAGTTGATCTCAAGCGTTCCTTGTCCTATTCCGTGAGTGCTTATATGGGTATCGTCTTTATGGCGGTAGGTGCGCAGCAGGATGAAACGACTCTGGTGTTGATGCTGACCTACGGTGTGGCCATGGCGCTCTTGATTATGGCGATCGGCAGCGTAATTTTGACCAATATCACCCAGGATCTGAGTCAATATGGTGGCCTTTGGTCCCGTCGCCCCATTACTGGCATTTGTTATCTGATTGGTGCAGCGTCCCTTGTGGCCCTACCGCCCTTCGGTGGTTTTTGGAGTTTGGCAAGACTCACTAGCAATTTTTGGGCAACCCGTCCGACCCTTGCGGTTGTGGTTATTATCGTCAATGCCTTGACGGCCTTTAGTGTGATGCGGGAATTTAGCCTCGTCTTCGGCGGTAAGCGTAAACCGATGATGGTGCGATCGCCGGAAGGATTATGGGCATTAGTTTTACCCACAGTTGTGTTAGCAGGCTTTGCGCTCCATACCCCTCTAATTTTGGCAACCTTAGGGCTATTACCCGGCTGGCAACAACTCAATATTTCCCTCGTTGCCGCTTTAGTTCTGTCTACCCTTGTCGGTGGTGGTACGGCGAGTTATTTATATCTCTCCCCCAGCATTGCCAAGCCGATAAATCTTTTCCCTGAGCCAGTTCGTGAGTTCTTTGCCAAGGATCTTTACACTGCGGAACTGTACAGAAATACGGTGATTTTTGCCGTGACATTTATCTCAAAAATTGTTGACTGGTTAGATCGCTACTTTGTCGATGGCGTGATTAATCTTCTTGGGATTGCAACGCTCTTTAGTGGGCAAAGCCTAAAGTACAACAACTCTGGCCAAAGTCAGTACTACGCGATTTCAATTGTCGCGGGAGTTTTGCTCTTTATCTTGGCAATCTTTTATCCCTACTTTTCCCAGCTAAGTTTTTAA